One genomic window of Niveibacterium sp. SC-1 includes the following:
- a CDS encoding helix-turn-helix transcriptional regulator, with translation MNTIDCSPIVFMRASFWVFVWKPSMNLREALGRSIRSLRRHRGLSQEAFDVVSSRTYISTLERGLKSPTLEKLDEIAKIMDVHPAALLCLTYSLMSESEASAQIEAIRTEARRLLAIYKKGAKG, from the coding sequence ATGAACACTATAGATTGTAGCCCTATAGTGTTCATGCGGGCTTCATTCTGGGTTTTCGTATGGAAGCCCAGTATGAATCTGAGAGAGGCGCTTGGCCGTAGCATCCGATCCCTCCGCCGTCATCGTGGCCTAAGTCAAGAGGCGTTCGACGTCGTTTCGTCGAGGACGTACATCAGCACCCTTGAGCGTGGTCTGAAGAGTCCTACGCTCGAAAAGTTGGATGAGATTGCCAAGATCATGGACGTCCATCCGGCTGCGCTTCTGTGCCTGACATACAGTTTGATGAGTGAATCGGAGGCGAGCGCGCAGATTGAGGCCATCCGAACCGAAGCAAGACGGCTCCTGGCGATCTACAAAAAGGGAGCGAAGGGATAG
- a CDS encoding periplasmic heavy metal sensor yields the protein MKLVAVLVALSASLTCHAEVVTVSSYAGQESRDVKALSPEDVQAYLSGKGMGLAKAAELNGYPGPSHVLTLSAQLGLTPEQKKQTEALFASMEANAISAGAPLVEEERKLDRLFATRSITPELLTSALERIAQLQAKVRAAHLEAHLAQVRILSPEQVALYMQLRGYSSDEPTPRHPHHPNSGG from the coding sequence ATGAAGCTCGTCGCTGTTCTTGTGGCTCTTTCAGCGTCGCTCACTTGCCATGCTGAGGTTGTTACCGTTTCGTCGTATGCGGGCCAAGAATCAAGGGATGTGAAAGCCTTGTCGCCCGAAGATGTTCAGGCCTATCTCTCGGGTAAAGGCATGGGTTTGGCTAAGGCAGCCGAGCTCAATGGGTATCCGGGCCCATCCCACGTCTTGACGCTCTCGGCTCAGCTAGGCCTCACGCCCGAGCAGAAGAAGCAGACCGAGGCGCTGTTTGCCTCAATGGAGGCCAATGCCATTAGCGCTGGTGCGCCTCTGGTTGAAGAAGAGCGCAAGCTTGATCGTTTGTTTGCAACCAGATCAATAACGCCTGAGTTGTTGACCTCCGCGCTTGAGCGTATTGCTCAGTTGCAAGCGAAGGTTCGTGCAGCGCACCTTGAAGCCCACCTCGCTCAGGTTCGCATTCTTTCGCCTGAGCAAGTTGCTCTCTACATGCAATTGCGGGGCTACTCATCCGACGAGCCCACACCTCGCCATCCGCATCATCCGAACTCAGGCGGCTAA
- the merR gene encoding Hg(II)-responsive transcriptional regulator — MENNLENLTIGVFAKAAGVNVETIRFYQRKGLLPEPDKPYGSIRRYGEADVTRVRFVKSAQRLGFSLDEIAELLRLEDGTHCEEASSLAEHKLKDVREKMTDLARMESVLSELVCACHLRQGNVSCPLIASLQGKKEPRSTDAV; from the coding sequence ATGGAAAACAATTTGGAAAATCTGACCATCGGCGTTTTCGCCAAGGCGGCCGGGGTCAACGTAGAGACCATCCGGTTCTATCAGCGCAAGGGCTTGTTGCCGGAGCCGGACAAGCCTTACGGCAGCATCCGCCGCTATGGCGAGGCGGATGTAACGCGGGTGCGGTTCGTGAAATCAGCCCAGCGGCTGGGCTTCAGTCTGGATGAAATAGCCGAACTGCTGCGGCTGGAGGATGGCACCCATTGCGAGGAAGCCAGTAGTCTGGCCGAGCACAAGCTCAAGGACGTGCGCGAAAAAATGACTGACTTGGCGCGTATGGAGTCGGTGCTTTCCGAACTTGTGTGTGCCTGCCACCTGCGGCAGGGGAATGTTTCTTGCCCGCTGATTGCTTCACTGCAAGGGAAGAAAGAACCGCGCAGTACCGACGCGGTGTAG
- the merT gene encoding mercuric ion transporter MerT, whose amino-acid sequence MSEPQNGRGALFAGGLAAILASACCLGPLVLVTLGFSGAWIGNLTVLEPYRPIFIGAALVALFFAWRRIVRPTAACKPGEVCAIPQVRTTYKLIFWFVAVLVLVALGFPYVMPFFY is encoded by the coding sequence ATGTCTGAACCACAAAACGGGCGCGGGGCGCTCTTCGCCGGCGGGCTGGCTGCCATCCTCGCCTCGGCCTGCTGCCTGGGGCCGCTGGTTCTGGTCACCTTGGGGTTCAGCGGCGCTTGGATCGGCAACCTGACGGTATTGGAGCCGTATCGGCCGATCTTCATCGGCGCGGCGCTGGTTGCACTGTTCTTTGCCTGGCGGCGCATCGTCCGACCGACCGCAGCCTGCAAGCCGGGCGAGGTGTGCGCGATTCCGCAAGTGCGCACCACCTACAAGCTCATTTTCTGGTTCGTCGCCGTGTTGGTCTTGGTCGCGCTTGGTTTTCCCTACGTCATGCCATTTTTCTACTAA
- the merP gene encoding mercury resistance system periplasmic binding protein MerP — MKKLFASLALAAFVAPVFAATQTVTLSVPGMTCASCPITVKHALSKVEGVSKTDVSFDKRQAVVTFDDAKTNVQKLTKATEDAGYPSSLKR; from the coding sequence ATGAAAAAGCTGTTTGCCTCCCTCGCTCTCGCCGCTTTCGTTGCCCCCGTGTTCGCCGCCACTCAGACCGTCACGCTGTCCGTGCCTGGCATGACCTGCGCCTCTTGCCCGATCACTGTCAAGCACGCGCTTTCCAAGGTTGAGGGCGTGAGCAAGACCGACGTAAGTTTCGACAAGCGCCAGGCCGTCGTCACCTTCGACGATGCCAAGACCAACGTCCAGAAGTTGACCAAGGCGACCGAGGACGCGGGCTATCCGTCCAGCCTCAAACGCTGA
- the merC gene encoding organomercurial transporter MerC — protein MGLITRIAGKTGALGSVVSAMGCAACFPAIASFGAAIGLGFLSQYEGLFIGILLPMFAGIALLANAIAWLNHRQWRRTALGTIGPILVLAAVFLMRAYGWQSGGLLYVGLALMVGVSVWDFISPAHRRCGPDSCELPEQRG, from the coding sequence ATGGGACTCATCACGCGCATCGCTGGCAAAACCGGCGCGCTCGGCAGCGTCGTTTCCGCGATGGGCTGCGCCGCCTGTTTTCCTGCCATCGCCAGCTTTGGCGCGGCCATCGGACTGGGCTTCTTGAGCCAGTACGAGGGGCTATTCATTGGCATCCTGCTGCCGATGTTCGCCGGCATCGCGTTACTCGCCAATGCTATCGCTTGGCTCAATCATCGACAGTGGCGACGCACGGCGCTCGGCACGATAGGCCCGATCTTGGTGCTGGCAGCGGTGTTTTTAATGCGGGCTTACGGCTGGCAGAGCGGTGGACTGCTCTATGTCGGCCTGGCCTTGATGGTTGGGGTGTCGGTCTGGGATTTCATCTCGCCAGCACATCGCCGCTGCGGGCCGGACAGCTGTGAATTGCCAGAACAACGTGGCTGA
- the merA gene encoding mercury(II) reductase has translation MTTLKITGMTCDSCAAHVKEALEKVPGVQSALVSYPKGTAQLAIEAGTSSDALTTAVAGLGYEATLADAPPTDNRAGLLDKMRGWIGAADKPSGNERPLQVVVIGSGGAAMAAALKAVEQGAHVSLIERGTIGGTCVNVGCVPSKIMIRAAHIAHLRRESPFDGGIAATVPAIDRSKLLAQQQARVEELRHAKYEGILDGNPAITVVHGEARFKDEQSLVVRLNDGGERVVAFDRCLVATGASPAVPPIPGLKESPYWTSTEALVSDTLPERLAVIGSSVVALELAQAFARLGSQVTILARNTLFFRDDPSIGEAVTAAFRAEGIKVLEHTQASQVAHVNGEFVLTTGHGEVRADKLLVATGRTPNTRSLALDAAGVTVNAQGAIVIDKGMRTSTPHIYAAGDCTDQPQFVYVAAAAGTRAAINMTGGDAAINLTAMPAVVFTDPQVATVGYSEAEAHHDGIETDSRTLTLDNVPRALANFDTRGFIKLVIEEGSGRLIGVQVVAPEAGELIQTAVLAIRNRMTVQELADQLFPYLTMVEGLKLAAQTFSKDVKQLSCCAG, from the coding sequence ATGACCACCCTGAAAATCACCGGGATGACCTGCGACTCGTGCGCGGCTCACGTCAAGGAAGCCTTGGAGAAAGTGCCCGGCGTGCAATCGGCGCTGGTGTCCTATCCGAAGGGCACAGCGCAACTCGCCATTGAGGCGGGCACGTCATCGGATGCGCTGACTACCGCCGTGGCCGGACTGGGCTACGAGGCAACGCTTGCCGATGCGCCACCGACGGACAACCGCGCCGGCCTGCTCGACAAGATGCGCGGCTGGATAGGGGCCGCTGATAAGCCCAGTGGCAACGAACGCCCGTTGCAGGTCGTCGTCATTGGTAGCGGTGGCGCGGCAATGGCGGCAGCACTGAAGGCCGTCGAGCAAGGCGCGCACGTCTCGCTGATCGAGCGCGGCACCATCGGCGGCACCTGCGTCAACGTCGGCTGCGTGCCGTCCAAGATCATGATTCGCGCCGCCCACATCGCCCATTTACGTCGGGAAAGTCCGTTCGACGGCGGTATCGCGGCGACTGTGCCTGCGATTGACCGCAGCAAACTACTGGCCCAGCAGCAGGCGCGCGTCGAAGAACTGCGCCATGCCAAGTACGAAGGCATTCTGGACGGCAACCCGGCCATCACCGTTGTACATGGTGAGGCGCGTTTCAAGGATGAGCAGAGCCTGGTCGTCCGTTTAAACGATGGTGGCGAGCGCGTGGTAGCTTTCGACCGCTGCTTAGTCGCCACGGGTGCCAGCCCGGCCGTGCCGCCGATTCCGGGCCTGAAAGAGTCACCCTACTGGACTTCGACCGAGGCCCTGGTCAGCGACACCCTTCCCGAACGCCTAGCCGTGATCGGCTCGTCGGTGGTCGCGCTGGAACTGGCGCAAGCCTTCGCCCGGCTGGGCAGCCAGGTCACGATCCTAGCTCGCAACACGCTGTTCTTCCGCGACGACCCGTCCATCGGCGAGGCCGTCACAGCGGCCTTCCGTGCCGAAGGGATCAAGGTACTGGAACACACGCAAGCCAGCCAGGTCGCGCATGTGAACGGCGAATTCGTGCTGACCACGGGACACGGTGAAGTACGTGCCGACAAGCTGCTGGTCGCTACCGGACGGACACCGAACACGCGCAGCCTGGCACTCGACGCGGCGGGAGTCACCGTCAATGCGCAGGGTGCCATCGTCATCGACAAGGGCATGCGCACCAGCACGCCACACATTTACGCGGCCGGCGACTGCACGGACCAGCCACAATTCGTCTATGTGGCGGCAGCGGCCGGCACCCGTGCCGCGATCAACATGACCGGAGGGGATGCTGCCATCAATCTAACCGCGATGCCGGCCGTGGTGTTCACCGATCCGCAAGTAGCAACCGTGGGCTACAGCGAAGCGGAAGCGCATCACGACGGGATCGAAACCGACAGTCGCACGCTCACGCTCGACAACGTGCCGCGTGCGCTTGCCAACTTCGACACACGCGGCTTTATCAAGCTGGTCATCGAGGAAGGTAGCGGACGGCTCATCGGCGTGCAGGTCGTCGCCCCGGAAGCCGGCGAACTGATCCAGACGGCTGTTCTCGCCATTCGCAACCGCATGACGGTGCAGGAACTGGCCGACCAGTTGTTCCCCTACCTGACGATGGTCGAGGGGTTGAAGCTCGCGGCGCAGACCTTCAGCAAGGACGTGAAGCAGCTTTCGTGTTGTGCCGGATGA
- a CDS encoding type II restriction endonuclease encodes MSHDPVAILIDHWKDDPHSTYNTWFLWSERLKNFRSIRRGIAQVVREIDAGSFGNAYRGSALETVVGSVAEQRQIFKGADHAFLWKPKLRIPDIYENPTNQKAFGRLLHTCNCCDTADAVIEAIHRIDALQIKGLGPAVANLLYFIHPTLVLPFNTAIVRGFNALTGSNVKLGRWDHYLGMREVALRLNDTYRTRLSNDLGAVGGLLFDIGSSRISAPPRIDDAAAMQSWEADLQRVREESAAVLKAWAIERESDTTHTQMQGWLRDLGHALGFDVWIAANDRSRAFGAGQLSDGCLTQLPDGIHGAIDAVRLIDVVWVDKTTTRVAAAFEVEHSTSIYSGIVRMLDLALGSDVGAASQLFLVAPDSRREEVRQQLRRPAFSRVSELGIRYLPYAELDRHREAIARFGSGLKPLLEISEQL; translated from the coding sequence ATGAGCCATGATCCTGTCGCAATCCTGATCGACCACTGGAAGGACGATCCCCACAGCACGTACAACACTTGGTTTCTGTGGTCGGAGCGTCTGAAGAACTTTCGGTCGATCCGCCGTGGCATCGCCCAGGTCGTGCGAGAGATCGATGCTGGTAGTTTCGGCAATGCCTATCGGGGTTCAGCGCTGGAGACCGTCGTGGGGTCTGTGGCGGAACAACGGCAGATCTTCAAGGGCGCAGACCATGCCTTTCTGTGGAAACCGAAGCTCAGAATCCCAGACATCTACGAGAACCCGACGAACCAGAAGGCCTTCGGCCGGCTGCTCCATACCTGCAACTGTTGCGACACCGCCGACGCCGTGATTGAGGCGATCCACCGTATCGACGCGTTACAGATCAAGGGCTTGGGACCCGCGGTGGCCAACCTGTTGTACTTCATTCATCCAACACTGGTCCTGCCCTTCAACACGGCCATCGTTCGCGGCTTCAACGCGCTGACGGGCAGCAATGTGAAGCTTGGTCGATGGGATCACTACCTCGGCATGCGTGAGGTTGCGTTGCGCTTGAATGACACATATCGAACGCGGCTATCGAACGATCTGGGTGCGGTCGGCGGTCTGCTGTTCGATATCGGGAGCTCTCGGATCTCGGCGCCGCCTCGCATCGACGATGCTGCAGCCATGCAGAGCTGGGAGGCAGATCTTCAGCGCGTGCGTGAAGAGTCTGCCGCTGTGCTCAAGGCCTGGGCAATCGAGCGTGAGAGCGACACGACGCACACCCAGATGCAGGGGTGGCTTCGCGATCTGGGCCATGCGCTCGGCTTCGACGTCTGGATCGCCGCGAACGATCGCAGCCGGGCCTTTGGTGCCGGACAACTGTCCGATGGATGCCTCACGCAGCTGCCGGACGGAATCCACGGCGCAATTGACGCGGTTCGGCTCATTGATGTGGTCTGGGTCGACAAGACAACTACCCGGGTCGCCGCGGCCTTCGAGGTCGAACACTCGACCTCCATCTATTCGGGCATCGTGCGCATGCTTGACCTCGCCTTGGGCAGCGACGTGGGTGCGGCGAGTCAACTGTTCCTGGTAGCGCCGGACAGTCGGCGCGAGGAAGTGCGCCAACAACTGCGGCGCCCCGCTTTCTCTCGTGTCTCCGAACTTGGCATCCGCTATCTCCCGTATGCGGAGCTCGACCGTCATCGCGAGGCGATTGCCCGCTTTGGGTCTGGGCTGAAACCACTGCTGGAAATCTCTGAGCAGCTCTGA
- a CDS encoding heavy metal sensor histidine kinase — translation MRLPRIHSIVLRLTLAYALASSAVLTGMAIVISRSVETHFEEQDGEALEGKLELIRHAAAEVRSEAALAALAKQLDDALVGHQELEVAVLSQRGQPLYITSGGVFPERMTFAGKLPEVGRVLSWGVGEQSFRGLVAHVKTGSPDLAPLTVIVATGIVHHQHFMQAFRRSLWGFVILATGVSGLLGWFVARRGLLPVAALTEAARNVTARRLNRRLSISELPGELRELAAEFNQMLERLEDAFQRLSGFSSDIAHELRTPISNLMTQTQVALSRSRTPEEYQDALHSNVEEFERLARMVNDMLFLAKADNGLVIPKQETIDLASEVADVFAFYEALAESRGLCLSMEGVVPSVMGDRLMLRRALNNLVANAIRYASEDSAIDVRLAREADTVLVSVENRGPTIPPEIVDRLFDRFFRADPARSQSSEGAGLGLAITRSIVLAHRGTLTARSQDEQTVFEIRLPVGATPA, via the coding sequence GTGAGGCTGCCGCGCATTCACTCCATCGTCCTGCGCCTGACGCTGGCCTACGCGCTGGCCTCCAGCGCGGTGCTCACGGGGATGGCCATCGTCATTTCGCGCTCGGTGGAGACGCACTTCGAGGAGCAGGACGGCGAGGCGCTCGAAGGCAAACTCGAGCTCATCCGCCACGCGGCGGCCGAGGTGCGTAGCGAGGCGGCGCTGGCTGCGCTAGCCAAGCAGCTCGATGACGCCCTGGTCGGGCATCAGGAGCTCGAGGTGGCAGTCCTGAGCCAGCGAGGGCAGCCGCTGTACATCACGTCGGGGGGGGTGTTTCCAGAACGGATGACCTTCGCGGGGAAGCTGCCCGAAGTGGGCCGCGTACTGAGCTGGGGCGTCGGTGAGCAGAGTTTTCGCGGCCTGGTGGCCCACGTGAAGACGGGAAGTCCTGACCTAGCCCCTCTGACCGTCATCGTCGCGACAGGGATTGTCCACCACCAGCACTTCATGCAGGCCTTCCGCCGCAGCCTGTGGGGCTTTGTCATCCTGGCAACGGGCGTCAGCGGCCTGCTGGGTTGGTTTGTCGCACGGCGCGGGCTGCTGCCCGTGGCAGCCCTGACGGAAGCCGCGCGCAATGTGACGGCCCGACGCCTTAACCGCCGTTTGTCCATTTCAGAATTGCCCGGCGAGTTGCGTGAGCTCGCCGCCGAGTTCAACCAGATGCTCGAACGCCTGGAGGATGCGTTCCAGCGCCTGTCCGGCTTCTCCTCGGATATCGCCCACGAACTGCGCACGCCCATCTCCAACCTGATGACCCAGACCCAGGTTGCCTTGTCCCGCTCGCGCACGCCCGAGGAGTATCAGGACGCGCTGCATTCGAACGTCGAGGAGTTTGAGCGGCTCGCTCGCATGGTCAACGACATGCTCTTCCTCGCAAAGGCCGACAACGGACTGGTAATTCCGAAGCAGGAGACCATAGACCTTGCGAGCGAGGTGGCCGACGTCTTTGCGTTCTACGAGGCGCTCGCCGAATCGCGCGGCCTGTGCTTGAGCATGGAAGGGGTTGTTCCCAGCGTCATGGGTGACCGCCTGATGTTGCGGCGAGCCTTGAACAATCTCGTCGCGAACGCGATCCGCTATGCCTCCGAGGACTCCGCGATCGATGTGCGACTAGCGCGCGAGGCAGACACCGTATTGGTCTCGGTGGAGAACCGCGGCCCAACGATTCCACCCGAGATCGTCGACCGGCTGTTCGATCGCTTCTTCCGTGCCGATCCGGCCCGATCCCAGTCGAGCGAAGGTGCCGGCCTCGGGCTGGCGATCACGCGTTCGATCGTGCTCGCTCATCGAGGCACCCTCACCGCGAGATCCCAAGATGAGCAGACGGTCTTCGAAATCCGCCTGCCCGTAGGCGCGACGCCGGCCTGA
- a CDS encoding heavy metal response regulator transcription factor, whose amino-acid sequence MKILIVEDEPKTGDYLQQGLSEAGFVADLVRDGFDGLHQATTETYDLVILDVMLPGLDGWQVLEGVRRFGKEMPVLFLTARDQVEDRVRGLEIGADDYLVKPFAFSELLARVRTLLRRGKSSDPQVLKTADLELDLLRRRVVRAGRRIDLTAKEFALLELLLRRQGEVLPRSLIASQVWDMNFDSDSNVIEVAMRRLRAKVDDDFALKLIRTVRGMGYVLEASE is encoded by the coding sequence ATGAAGATCCTGATCGTCGAAGACGAGCCCAAGACGGGGGACTATCTGCAGCAGGGGCTGTCGGAGGCCGGCTTCGTGGCCGATCTCGTGCGTGATGGTTTCGATGGTCTGCACCAGGCCACCACCGAGACCTATGACCTGGTGATCCTCGACGTGATGCTGCCGGGGCTGGATGGCTGGCAAGTACTCGAAGGGGTTCGCCGCTTCGGTAAGGAAATGCCGGTGCTCTTCCTGACCGCGCGGGACCAGGTCGAAGACCGGGTGCGCGGCCTGGAGATCGGCGCGGACGACTACCTCGTCAAGCCCTTTGCGTTCTCCGAACTGCTCGCGCGAGTGCGCACGCTGCTGCGGCGAGGCAAGTCCAGCGATCCGCAGGTACTCAAGACCGCTGACCTGGAGCTTGATCTGTTGCGCCGGCGGGTCGTTCGCGCCGGGCGCCGGATCGACCTCACCGCGAAAGAATTCGCACTGCTCGAACTGCTGCTGCGCCGACAGGGCGAGGTACTGCCGCGCTCGCTCATCGCCTCGCAGGTGTGGGACATGAACTTCGACAGCGACAGCAACGTCATCGAGGTTGCCATGCGCCGGCTGCGCGCCAAGGTCGATGATGATTTCGCGCTCAAGCTCATCCGCACGGTGCGCGGCATGGGCTACGTGCTAGAGGCCTCCGAGTGA
- a CDS encoding TolC family protein, which yields MVPRTTIAVAALALSGCVSFSNDGGLGAVQDRAASLGKDIRWARSEAERGALDARVSELLGEPLGVEEAVQVALLSNRGLQADYSALGLAEADLVQASRLPNPQFSMLRAQRGDDFKIEQAITFNLISLIAVPLASQVEARRFQAVQLDTAAAVFRAATEARASWVEAVAAGETLRYMQQVEAAAAAGAELAERLARAGNISQLGVAREQAFHAETAAQLARSRHGALAARERLARALGLGAAPQRMRLPEQLPALPQAPREAPEIATALPQRLDLQALASQTEALAKNLGLTRATRLINVLEFGPARVLEGTKSDPYKYGWELSFELPLFDFGAAKVARAETAYMAAINRAAQQAGDAASELRERYAAYRTSFEVARQYRDEILPLRRKISEENLLRYNGMLIGVFELLADAREQAGAALQAIAAQRDFWLAESDLQMSLVGIPGSARQVVPATAVAVTPAEH from the coding sequence ATGGTGCCCCGTACGACTATTGCGGTCGCAGCGCTTGCGCTGAGTGGCTGCGTCAGCTTTTCGAACGACGGCGGTCTTGGTGCGGTCCAGGATCGCGCCGCCTCGCTCGGCAAGGACATCCGTTGGGCTCGTAGCGAGGCCGAACGGGGTGCGCTGGATGCGCGCGTGTCCGAGCTGCTCGGCGAGCCGTTGGGCGTGGAAGAAGCCGTGCAGGTGGCGCTGCTCAGCAACCGGGGGCTGCAGGCCGACTACTCGGCGCTGGGGCTCGCCGAAGCCGATCTTGTTCAAGCAAGCCGCCTTCCCAATCCGCAGTTTTCGATGCTGCGCGCTCAGCGCGGCGACGACTTCAAGATCGAGCAGGCGATCACCTTCAACCTGATTTCGCTGATCGCGGTTCCGCTCGCGAGCCAGGTTGAAGCCCGCCGCTTCCAGGCGGTGCAGCTCGACACGGCCGCAGCAGTTTTCCGCGCGGCCACGGAAGCGCGCGCGAGCTGGGTCGAGGCCGTCGCGGCGGGCGAGACGCTGCGCTACATGCAGCAGGTCGAAGCGGCCGCCGCCGCGGGTGCCGAACTGGCCGAACGTCTGGCCCGTGCGGGCAACATCTCCCAGCTCGGGGTGGCGCGGGAGCAGGCTTTCCACGCCGAGACCGCCGCGCAGCTTGCGCGCAGCCGGCACGGAGCGCTCGCGGCCCGCGAGCGCTTGGCCCGGGCGCTCGGCCTGGGTGCGGCGCCGCAGCGCATGCGTCTGCCCGAACAACTTCCCGCTCTGCCCCAGGCGCCCCGCGAAGCGCCCGAGATCGCTACAGCGCTGCCCCAGCGACTCGACCTGCAGGCGCTCGCCAGCCAGACCGAAGCCTTGGCGAAGAACCTTGGTCTCACGCGCGCGACGCGCCTGATTAACGTACTGGAGTTCGGCCCCGCGCGGGTACTCGAAGGAACTAAGTCAGACCCCTACAAGTACGGTTGGGAGCTCTCGTTCGAACTGCCGCTCTTTGATTTTGGCGCGGCCAAGGTCGCCCGTGCCGAGACCGCATACATGGCCGCAATCAATCGAGCCGCCCAACAGGCGGGCGATGCGGCCTCAGAATTGCGTGAGCGCTATGCGGCCTATCGGACCAGCTTTGAAGTCGCTCGCCAGTATCGGGACGAGATCCTGCCGCTTCGCAGGAAGATCTCTGAAGAGAACCTGCTCCGTTACAACGGCATGCTCATCGGCGTGTTCGAGCTCTTGGCCGATGCCCGCGAACAGGCCGGCGCTGCCTTGCAGGCGATTGCCGCTCAGCGCGACTTCTGGCTGGCTGAATCGGATCTGCAGATGTCCCTTGTCGGGATCCCCGGCTCGGCGCGACAGGTCGTGCCCGCGACAGCCGTCGCAGTAACGCCGGCCGAGCATTGA
- a CDS encoding copper oxidase, producing the protein MTPSRRNFLSNGAVAFVAAGGVSRASAALLPEAASQSSPVTQAPRAPSSGRPYNPVVTLNGWTLPFRMKDGVKEFHLVAEPVVRELAPGMTARLWGYNGQSPGPTIEVVEGDRVRLFVTNRLPEHTTIHWHGQRLPNGMDGVGGLTQPQIQPGKTYVYEFVARRSGTFMYHPHADEMTQMAMGMMGLWVTHPKDPSFMPVDRDFVFLLSNYDIDPGSATPKVNTMLDFNLFTFNSRVFPGIDPLVCRLGDRVRIRIGNLTMTNHPIHLHGHEFVVTGTDGGWVPPSARWPEVTTDVAVGQMRAIEFEASEPGDWAFHCHKSHHTMNAMGHEVPTMIGVDHQGLVEKIQKLVPDYMVMGDRGMADMGEMEMPLPDNTLPMMTGTGPHGPIEMGGMFTTVKVRRDQRPGDYKDPGWYRARKDSIAYEWSGESAPVSRAQAAPEDVRTLSVRRKGGHASHE; encoded by the coding sequence ATGACACCTTCACGCAGAAACTTCCTGAGCAACGGTGCCGTGGCGTTCGTGGCGGCCGGTGGAGTCAGCCGTGCGAGCGCTGCTTTACTTCCCGAGGCGGCCAGCCAGTCGAGCCCCGTTACCCAGGCGCCGCGCGCCCCTTCGTCAGGGCGTCCCTACAACCCGGTCGTGACACTCAACGGCTGGACGCTGCCGTTTCGCATGAAGGATGGGGTCAAGGAGTTCCACCTCGTGGCCGAGCCAGTGGTGCGTGAGCTTGCGCCCGGGATGACTGCCCGGCTGTGGGGCTACAACGGTCAGTCGCCTGGCCCCACGATCGAGGTGGTCGAAGGTGATCGGGTCCGCCTCTTCGTCACCAACCGCCTGCCCGAGCACACGACGATTCACTGGCATGGACAGCGCCTGCCCAACGGCATGGACGGCGTGGGTGGGCTCACGCAACCGCAGATCCAGCCGGGGAAGACCTATGTATACGAGTTCGTTGCCCGCCGCTCCGGCACCTTCATGTATCACCCGCACGCAGACGAGATGACGCAGATGGCGATGGGCATGATGGGCTTGTGGGTCACGCATCCGAAGGACCCGTCCTTCATGCCAGTCGACCGCGACTTCGTGTTCCTGCTAAGCAACTATGACATCGACCCGGGCAGTGCGACGCCCAAGGTCAACACGATGCTCGACTTCAACCTCTTCACCTTCAATAGCCGCGTGTTCCCGGGTATCGACCCGCTGGTGTGTCGTCTTGGGGATCGTGTGCGCATTCGCATTGGCAATCTGACGATGACCAACCACCCGATCCATCTGCATGGTCACGAGTTTGTCGTGACCGGCACGGATGGCGGTTGGGTCCCGCCCAGCGCGCGCTGGCCCGAGGTGACGACCGACGTCGCGGTGGGGCAGATGCGTGCGATCGAGTTCGAAGCAAGCGAGCCCGGCGACTGGGCCTTTCACTGCCACAAATCGCACCACACGATGAACGCGATGGGCCATGAGGTTCCCACCATGATTGGCGTCGACCATCAGGGGCTCGTCGAGAAGATCCAGAAACTCGTGCCCGACTACATGGTGATGGGCGACCGCGGCATGGCGGACATGGGCGAGATGGAGATGCCCTTGCCCGACAACACGCTGCCGATGATGACCGGCACGGGCCCCCATGGCCCGATCGAGATGGGCGGCATGTTCACCACGGTGAAGGTCCGCCGTGATCAGAGACCAGGCGACTACAAGGATCCCGGCTGGTATCGCGCGCGCAAAGACAGCATCGCCTACGAATGGTCCGGTGAGTCCGCGCCCGTGTCCCGTGCGCAAGCGGCTCCGGAAGATGTTCGTACCCTCAGTGTTCGCCGCAAAGGCGGACACGCCTCACATGAATGA